Proteins found in one Methylobacterium sp. CB376 genomic segment:
- a CDS encoding glycosyl transferase produces the protein MPLPAPVTALLVAAPGAAALILALRPLLRRYALARPNARSSHRVPTPQGGGVAVIGAALLVGAALWPLPVGREAACLAAATLGLALVGAVDDLRPLPALPRLALQALAVGALLAATPVRLWPGIPAGLEWGLSLLAGLWFVNLVNFMDGLDWMTVAEAVPLLAALLAFGACGVLPPEATLVAGALLGGVLGFAPFNRPVARLFLGDVGSLPLGLVMAWLLYRLAAEGGLAAAILLPLYFLADATLTLLRRLRRGEPVWQAHRTHFYQRATTNGYGVPEVVGTVFGLNLALAGLAGATLAWPSWPAALSALAVAGGLVALVLRAFATPRAIPVTP, from the coding sequence ATGCCGCTGCCCGCCCCCGTCACCGCCCTGCTCGTCGCCGCGCCCGGCGCGGCCGCCCTGATCCTGGCCCTGCGCCCGCTCCTGCGACGCTACGCCCTGGCGCGGCCGAATGCCCGCTCGAGCCACCGGGTGCCGACGCCGCAGGGCGGCGGCGTCGCGGTCATCGGGGCGGCGCTCCTGGTCGGGGCGGCCCTCTGGCCGCTGCCCGTCGGGCGCGAGGCCGCCTGCCTCGCCGCGGCGACGCTCGGACTCGCCCTGGTCGGGGCCGTGGACGACCTGCGCCCGCTGCCGGCGCTGCCGCGCCTCGCGCTCCAGGCCCTCGCGGTCGGAGCGCTGCTGGCGGCGACCCCCGTCCGGCTCTGGCCGGGGATCCCGGCCGGGCTCGAATGGGGCCTCTCGCTCCTCGCCGGGCTCTGGTTCGTCAACCTCGTGAACTTCATGGACGGGCTCGACTGGATGACCGTCGCGGAGGCGGTGCCGCTGCTCGCCGCGCTCCTCGCCTTCGGCGCCTGCGGAGTCCTGCCGCCGGAGGCCACCCTCGTCGCCGGCGCACTCCTCGGCGGGGTGCTCGGCTTCGCGCCGTTCAACCGGCCGGTGGCGCGGCTCTTCCTCGGCGACGTCGGCTCGCTGCCCCTCGGCCTCGTGATGGCGTGGCTGCTCTACCGGCTCGCCGCCGAGGGCGGCCTCGCCGCCGCGATCCTGCTGCCGCTCTACTTCCTCGCCGACGCGACCCTGACGCTGCTGCGGCGCCTGCGGCGCGGCGAGCCGGTCTGGCAGGCCCACCGCACGCATTTCTACCAGCGCGCCACGACGAACGGCTACGGCGTGCCGGAGGTGGTGGGGACCGTCTTCGGCCTCAACCTCGCCCTCGCGGGTCTCGCCGGGGCGACGCTGGCCTGGCCCTCCTGGCCGGCCGCCCTCTC
- a CDS encoding protein meaA: MGEQATRTAQRDKPWIIRTYAGHSTAADSNALYRKNLAKGQTGLSVAFDLPTQTGYDPDHELARGEVGKVGVSIAHLGDMRTLFRDIPLAQMNTSMTINATAPWLLALYLAVAEEQGAPIAALQGTTQNDIIKEYLSRGTYVFPPAPSLRLTKDVILFTTKHVPKWNPMNVCSYHLQEAGATPVQELSYALAIAIAVLDTVRADPDFDEASFEEVVGRISFFVNAGLRFITEICKMRAFSDLWDEITRDRYGIKDPKKRIFRYGVQVNSLGLTEQQPENNVHRILIEMLAVTLSKRARARAVQLPAWNEALGLPRPWDQQWSMRMQQILAYETDLLEFDDIFDGSRVIDAKVEELKARTRAELERIGALGGAVAAVETGALKRALVESNAQRIAAIERGEQVVVGVNRFETGEPSPLTAGDGAIFTVSETVEMEAQGRIRAWRAERDAQAVARALDELDAAARSGANIMPVSIACAKAGVTTGEWGARLRAVFGEYRAPTGVTPETVTSGAAEEARLLIADLGERLGETPKLVVGKPGLDGHSNGAEQIALRARDVGFDVSYDGIRQTPDEIVAKARERGAHVIGLSILSGSHVPLVREVKARLRREGLDHVPVVVGGIISPEDELVLKNMGVAAVYTPKDYAIDAIMVGLAKVVERALAAREAQGPVPNREQVF, from the coding sequence ATGGGCGAACAGGCGACGAGGACGGCGCAGCGCGACAAGCCGTGGATCATCCGCACCTATGCGGGCCACTCGACCGCGGCGGATTCGAACGCGCTCTACCGGAAGAACCTCGCCAAGGGGCAGACCGGCCTGTCGGTGGCCTTCGACCTGCCGACCCAGACCGGCTACGACCCCGACCACGAACTCGCCCGCGGCGAGGTCGGCAAGGTCGGCGTCTCGATCGCGCATCTCGGCGACATGCGGACCCTGTTCCGCGACATCCCGCTCGCCCAGATGAACACGTCGATGACCATCAACGCGACGGCGCCCTGGCTGCTCGCGCTCTACCTCGCGGTCGCGGAGGAGCAGGGTGCGCCGATCGCGGCCCTGCAGGGCACGACGCAGAACGACATCATCAAGGAGTACCTCTCGCGCGGCACCTACGTGTTCCCGCCGGCCCCGAGCCTTCGGCTCACCAAGGACGTGATCCTGTTCACGACCAAGCACGTGCCGAAGTGGAACCCGATGAACGTCTGCTCCTACCACCTGCAGGAGGCGGGCGCGACGCCGGTCCAGGAACTCTCCTACGCGCTGGCCATCGCCATCGCGGTGCTCGACACCGTGCGGGCGGATCCGGATTTCGACGAGGCGAGCTTCGAGGAGGTGGTCGGGCGCATCTCGTTCTTCGTGAATGCGGGCCTGCGCTTCATCACCGAGATCTGCAAGATGCGGGCGTTCAGCGATCTCTGGGACGAGATCACCCGCGACCGCTACGGCATCAAGGACCCGAAGAAGCGGATCTTCCGCTACGGCGTGCAGGTCAACTCCCTCGGCCTCACCGAGCAGCAGCCGGAGAACAACGTCCACCGGATCCTGATCGAGATGCTGGCGGTGACGCTCTCGAAGCGCGCCCGCGCCCGCGCCGTGCAGCTGCCGGCCTGGAACGAGGCGCTCGGCCTGCCGCGGCCCTGGGACCAGCAATGGTCGATGCGCATGCAGCAGATCCTCGCCTACGAGACCGACCTGCTCGAATTCGACGACATCTTCGACGGCTCGCGGGTGATCGACGCCAAGGTCGAGGAGCTGAAGGCCCGGACCCGGGCCGAGCTGGAGCGGATCGGGGCGCTCGGCGGCGCGGTTGCGGCGGTGGAGACCGGCGCCCTGAAGCGGGCGCTGGTCGAGTCGAACGCGCAGCGCATCGCCGCCATCGAGCGCGGCGAGCAGGTCGTGGTCGGCGTCAACCGCTTCGAGACCGGCGAGCCCTCGCCGCTCACCGCCGGGGACGGGGCGATCTTCACGGTCTCCGAGACGGTCGAGATGGAGGCGCAGGGCCGCATCCGCGCCTGGCGGGCGGAGCGCGACGCGCAGGCGGTGGCGCGCGCCCTCGACGAGCTCGACGCGGCGGCCCGCTCGGGCGCCAACATCATGCCGGTCTCGATCGCCTGCGCCAAGGCGGGGGTGACGACGGGCGAGTGGGGCGCGCGCCTGCGCGCGGTCTTCGGGGAGTACCGGGCGCCCACCGGCGTCACGCCCGAGACCGTGACCTCGGGGGCGGCCGAGGAGGCGCGCCTGCTCATCGCCGATCTCGGCGAGCGGCTCGGCGAGACCCCCAAGCTGGTGGTCGGCAAGCCGGGCCTCGACGGCCACTCGAACGGGGCCGAGCAGATCGCGCTGCGCGCCCGCGACGTCGGCTTCGACGTCAGCTACGACGGCATCCGCCAGACCCCGGACGAGATCGTCGCCAAGGCCCGCGAGCGCGGCGCCCACGTCATCGGCCTGTCGATCCTCTCCGGCTCGCACGTGCCGCTGGTGCGCGAGGTGAAGGCGCGGCTGCGCCGCGAGGGGCTCGACCACGTCCCGGTCGTGGTGGGCGGCATCATCTCGCCGGAGGACGAGCTCGTCCTCAAGAACATGGGCGTGGCGGCGGTCTACACGCCGAAGGACTACGCCATCGACGCGATCATGGTCGGCCTCGCCAAGGTGGTCGAGCGCGCCCTCGCGGCGCGCGAGGCGCAGGGCCCGGTGCCGAACCGCGAGCAGGTGTTCTGA
- the ccrA gene encoding crotonyl-CoA carboxylase/reductase, translating into MGAGAAVRPIPGGSGQLKDLYEIGEIPPLGHVPSRMYAWAIRRERHGPPEDSMQVEVVPTWTIGDDEVLVLVMAAGVNYNGVWAGLGEPISPFDVHKAPFHVAGSDASGIVWAVGAKVKRWKVGDEVIVHCNQDDGDDEECNGGDPMFSPSQRIWGYETPDGSFGQFCRVQSRQLMRRPQHLTWEESACYTLTLATAYRMLFGHAPHTVRPGQNVLIWGASGGLGVFGVQLCAASGANAIAVISDESKRDYVMSLGAKGVINRKDFKCWGQLPKVNSAEYTEWLKEARKFGKAIWDITGKGNDVDIVFEHPGEATFPVSSLVVKRGGMVVFCAGTTGFNITFDARYVWMRQKRIQGSHFAHLKQAAAANQFVIDRRVDPCMSELFPWDKIPHAHTKMWRNQHAPGNMAVLVNAQKAGLRTFDDVLELSGSR; encoded by the coding sequence ATGGGTGCGGGCGCTGCGGTGCGGCCGATCCCCGGGGGATCGGGGCAGCTGAAGGACCTCTACGAGATCGGCGAGATCCCGCCGCTCGGCCATGTGCCGTCCAGGATGTACGCCTGGGCGATCCGCCGGGAGCGGCACGGCCCGCCCGAGGATTCCATGCAGGTCGAGGTCGTCCCGACCTGGACCATCGGCGACGACGAGGTGCTGGTCCTCGTGATGGCCGCGGGCGTCAACTACAACGGCGTCTGGGCGGGCCTCGGCGAGCCGATCTCGCCCTTCGACGTCCACAAGGCCCCCTTCCACGTGGCCGGCTCGGACGCGTCCGGCATCGTCTGGGCGGTCGGCGCCAAGGTGAAGCGCTGGAAGGTCGGCGACGAGGTCATCGTCCACTGCAACCAGGACGACGGGGACGACGAGGAGTGCAATGGCGGCGACCCGATGTTCTCGCCGTCGCAGCGGATCTGGGGCTACGAGACCCCGGACGGCTCCTTCGGGCAGTTCTGCCGGGTGCAGTCGCGCCAGCTGATGCGGCGGCCCCAGCACCTGACCTGGGAGGAGAGCGCCTGCTACACGCTCACCCTCGCGACCGCCTACCGGATGCTGTTCGGCCACGCGCCGCACACGGTGAGGCCCGGCCAGAACGTGCTGATCTGGGGCGCCTCGGGCGGGCTCGGCGTGTTCGGGGTGCAGCTCTGCGCGGCCTCGGGGGCCAACGCGATCGCGGTGATCTCGGACGAGTCGAAGCGCGACTACGTCATGAGCCTCGGCGCGAAGGGGGTGATCAACCGCAAGGACTTTAAGTGCTGGGGTCAGCTCCCGAAGGTCAACTCTGCCGAGTACACGGAGTGGCTGAAGGAGGCGCGCAAGTTCGGCAAGGCGATCTGGGACATCACCGGCAAGGGCAACGACGTCGACATCGTGTTCGAGCATCCGGGCGAGGCGACGTTCCCGGTGTCGTCGCTGGTGGTGAAGCGCGGCGGCATGGTGGTGTTCTGCGCCGGGACGACCGGCTTCAACATCACCTTCGACGCGCGCTACGTCTGGATGCGCCAGAAGCGGATCCAGGGCTCGCACTTCGCGCACCTCAAGCAGGCGGCGGCCGCGAACCAGTTCGTGATCGACCGGCGGGTGGATCCGTGCATGAGCGAGCTGTTCCCGTGGGACAAGATCCCGCACGCCCATACCAAGATGTGGCGCAACCAGCACGCGCCCGGCAACATGGCGGTGCTGGTGAACGCCCAGAAGGCGGGCCTGCGCACCTTCGACGACGTGCTGGAACTCTCCGGCTCGCGCTGA
- a CDS encoding DoxX family protein has translation MRATLDRYAPVMLSVLRIMAALIFMAHGTQKVLGFPPHPNPPGLTTLPGIAGILELVGGAHLALGLLTRPVAFILSGEMAFAYFIGHAPRSFFPTLNGGDAAILYCFVFLYLVFAGPGPLSLDAARHRAGA, from the coding sequence ATGCGCGCCACCCTCGACCGCTACGCCCCCGTCATGCTCAGCGTCCTGCGCATCATGGCGGCGCTGATCTTCATGGCCCACGGCACCCAGAAGGTGCTGGGCTTCCCGCCCCACCCGAACCCGCCCGGCCTGACCACCCTTCCCGGGATCGCCGGCATCCTCGAACTCGTGGGCGGCGCGCACCTCGCCCTCGGCCTCCTCACCCGGCCGGTCGCCTTCATCCTGTCGGGCGAGATGGCCTTCGCCTACTTCATCGGGCACGCGCCGCGCAGCTTCTTCCCGACCCTCAACGGCGGCGACGCGGCCATCCTCTACTGCTTCGTCTTCCTCTACCTCGTCTTCGCCGGGCCGGGGCCGCTCAGCCTGGACGCGGCCCGCCATCGCGCGGGCGCCTGA
- a CDS encoding helix-turn-helix transcriptional regulator translates to MTDVRDDRLADAIDLFYEAALNPERWPAVLEAYGRAVGADGAVMLPGPAAPLAASVSEDMAEVVEAGVRDGWLAENPRIARGIQALKDPRGVITESQIFTPRELDHIPFNADYVGRHGYRWFAGLYMVAEGERSVILSAERRREREMFSHREIAQIRRAVPHLQRAGQIALRIAEARAGAALDAFETLRCGGLLLDASGTVLRMNAHAERQLGRGIAVVKGALLAQDRAANAALGRLIASAIRAGRPHEGAAEGPVAVPRPEGPPLILHAAPLAGAAQDLFQRARAVILVVDSAAGGRPGEALLRQAFGLTAAEARLARDLAEGGELAAVAAAHGITIATARSQLKAVFAKTRTHRQPELVALLGRMRL, encoded by the coding sequence ATGACAGATGTTCGCGACGATCGTCTGGCTGACGCGATCGATCTGTTCTACGAGGCGGCGCTGAACCCGGAGCGCTGGCCGGCGGTGCTGGAGGCCTACGGGCGCGCCGTCGGCGCGGACGGCGCCGTGATGCTGCCCGGGCCGGCGGCGCCGCTCGCGGCCTCGGTGTCGGAGGACATGGCCGAGGTAGTGGAGGCGGGGGTCCGGGACGGCTGGCTCGCCGAGAACCCGCGGATCGCGCGCGGCATCCAGGCCCTGAAGGATCCGCGCGGCGTGATCACCGAGTCCCAGATCTTCACGCCGCGGGAACTCGACCACATCCCGTTCAACGCGGATTACGTGGGACGCCACGGCTACCGCTGGTTCGCGGGCCTCTACATGGTGGCGGAGGGGGAGCGCAGCGTCATCCTGTCGGCGGAGCGCCGCCGCGAGCGCGAGATGTTCTCGCACCGGGAGATCGCGCAGATCCGGCGGGCGGTGCCGCACCTGCAGCGGGCCGGGCAGATCGCCCTGCGGATCGCCGAGGCGCGGGCCGGCGCCGCGCTCGACGCCTTCGAGACCCTCCGCTGCGGCGGCCTGCTGCTCGACGCGAGCGGCACGGTGCTGCGGATGAACGCCCACGCCGAGCGGCAGCTCGGCCGCGGCATCGCCGTCGTGAAGGGGGCGCTGCTCGCCCAGGATCGGGCGGCGAACGCCGCCCTCGGCCGCCTGATCGCGAGCGCGATCCGCGCCGGCCGGCCGCACGAGGGGGCGGCCGAGGGGCCGGTGGCGGTGCCGCGGCCCGAGGGCCCGCCCCTGATCCTGCACGCGGCCCCGCTCGCCGGGGCGGCGCAGGACCTGTTCCAGCGCGCCCGCGCGGTGATCCTGGTGGTCGATTCCGCGGCGGGCGGGCGCCCGGGCGAGGCCCTGCTGCGGCAGGCCTTCGGGCTCACGGCCGCGGAGGCGCGCCTCGCCCGCGACCTCGCCGAGGGGGGCGAACTCGCGGCGGTCGCGGCGGCGCACGGCATCACGATCGCCACCGCGCGCTCGCAGCTCAAGGCCGTCTTCGCCAAGACACGCACCCACCGCCAGCCGGAACTCGTCGCGCTGCTGGGGCGGATGCGGCTGTGA
- the leuD gene encoding 3-isopropylmalate dehydratase small subunit translates to MEKFTVLEGVAAPLRIVNVDTDRIIPKQYLKTIKRTGLGKGLFSEMRYRDDGSENPDFVLNQPAYRNAKILVVGDNFGCGSSREHAPWALADFGIRCIVSTSFADIFFNNSAKNGILLITVAPEDLEKLFDDAERGANATLTVDLERQEIRGPDGGVLHFDIDPARKHTLLNGLDEIGLTLEKAPAIEAYERALADRPWA, encoded by the coding sequence ATGGAAAAGTTCACCGTTCTCGAAGGCGTCGCGGCGCCGCTGCGGATCGTCAACGTCGACACCGACCGCATCATCCCCAAGCAGTATCTCAAGACCATCAAGCGCACCGGCCTCGGCAAGGGCCTGTTCTCGGAGATGCGCTACCGGGACGACGGCTCGGAGAACCCGGACTTCGTTCTCAACCAGCCCGCCTATCGCAACGCCAAGATCCTGGTGGTGGGCGATAATTTCGGCTGCGGCTCCTCGCGCGAGCACGCCCCGTGGGCGCTCGCGGATTTCGGCATACGCTGCATCGTCTCGACCAGCTTCGCCGACATCTTCTTCAACAACAGCGCCAAGAACGGCATCCTGCTGATCACCGTGGCGCCCGAGGACCTGGAGAAGCTGTTCGACGACGCGGAGCGCGGCGCCAACGCGACCCTGACCGTGGACCTGGAGCGGCAGGAGATCCGCGGGCCGGACGGCGGGGTGCTCCACTTCGACATCGATCCCGCCCGCAAGCACACGCTGCTGAACGGGCTCGACGAGATCGGCCTCACCCTCGAGAAGGCGCCCGCGATCGAGGCCTACGAGCGGGCGCTGGCGGACCGCCCCTGGGCCTGA
- a CDS encoding lytic murein transglycosylase — protein sequence MTLRLRLTAATLLCLGGFALPGAARADFRSCLAGLGQEAGGRGISPAAFQAATAGIVYDDKVIELSQAQPEFKTPIWDYMAALVDDERVEDGRAAMRQHAAALAEAEARFHVDRYTIAAVWGVESNFGKNLGKMPLIQSLATLACSPNRRAGYFRGELMATLKIIDRGDIAPDRLTGSWAGAFGQTQFMPSTYQRLAVDLDGDGRRDVVDSVADAVGSTANFLRAAKWQNGLPWGYEVRLPRGFSVAAAGRKNKRPIAHWASLGVARVDGRPLSGEGPAGIIAPAGVDGPAFLVTRNFDAIYSYNAAESYGLAIAVLSDRLRGRAGIQTAWPTDDPPLSRAERRTLQSALASRGYDVGEPDGRVGAKTRDAIKDIERQLGWPQTGRPGAKVLEALRRG from the coding sequence ATGACGCTTCGCCTGCGCCTGACGGCCGCGACCCTGCTGTGCCTGGGCGGCTTCGCGCTGCCCGGCGCGGCGCGGGCCGATTTCCGCTCCTGCCTCGCCGGCCTCGGCCAGGAGGCGGGGGGCAGGGGCATCTCGCCGGCCGCCTTCCAGGCCGCCACCGCCGGCATCGTCTACGACGACAAGGTCATCGAACTCTCCCAGGCCCAGCCAGAGTTCAAGACGCCGATCTGGGACTACATGGCGGCCCTCGTGGACGACGAGCGCGTCGAGGACGGCCGCGCCGCCATGCGCCAGCACGCCGCCGCCCTGGCCGAGGCCGAGGCGCGCTTCCACGTGGACCGCTACACGATCGCGGCGGTCTGGGGCGTCGAGTCCAATTTCGGCAAGAACCTCGGCAAGATGCCGCTGATCCAGTCGCTCGCGACCCTGGCCTGCAGCCCGAACCGGCGCGCCGGCTACTTCCGCGGCGAGCTGATGGCGACCCTGAAGATCATCGACCGCGGCGACATCGCGCCGGACCGGCTGACCGGCTCCTGGGCCGGGGCTTTCGGGCAGACGCAGTTCATGCCCTCGACCTACCAGCGCCTCGCCGTCGACCTCGACGGGGACGGGCGGCGCGACGTGGTCGATTCGGTGGCGGACGCGGTCGGCTCGACGGCCAATTTCCTGCGCGCCGCCAAGTGGCAGAACGGCCTGCCCTGGGGCTACGAGGTGCGGCTGCCGCGGGGCTTCAGCGTCGCCGCCGCCGGGCGCAAGAACAAGCGGCCGATCGCGCACTGGGCGAGCCTCGGGGTCGCCCGGGTCGACGGGCGCCCGCTCTCCGGCGAGGGTCCGGCCGGCATCATCGCCCCGGCCGGGGTCGACGGCCCGGCCTTCCTGGTGACCCGGAACTTCGACGCGATCTACTCCTACAACGCGGCCGAATCCTACGGTCTCGCCATCGCGGTGCTGTCCGACCGGCTGCGCGGCCGGGCCGGCATCCAGACCGCGTGGCCGACCGACGACCCGCCCCTGTCGCGGGCGGAGCGCCGGACCCTGCAGAGCGCCCTCGCCTCGCGCGGCTACGACGTCGGCGAGCCGGACGGCCGGGTCGGCGCCAAGACCCGCGACGCGATCAAGGACATCGAGCGTCAGCTCGGCTGGCCGCAGACCGGCCGTCCCGGCGCGAAGGTGCTGGAGGCGCTCCGCCGCGGCTGA
- a CDS encoding putative bifunctional diguanylate cyclase/phosphodiesterase, which yields MSGRCARRVFGSGAASRRGGLAEAGPWLVAGGETGPVRQRAEEGGTILRQRLVSDSLLLGGLVLAGPDLGPADERRCAVLARLTADALSGLHQRRLSQLVLESLEQSEEAVSFYDEEEGIVFTNDAYHRIFPHYPDRRALRGAHHLDLYRLDLDAGIIDDPLARADPETYLAERARKSRLLTDRQREIQRVGGRTYIYTRTRSRTGATLSRRTDITEQALTEARLREREAELRTLAFQDSLTGLFNRAYLREKVEQLERALAEGRVAGLCVLMIDLNGFKAVNDTYGHDCGDRVLRIVGARLSGILPPEAVLMRLGGDEFLVLLEQAAEEPELAAMAEAIIAAVTEPIRDGDLALSVGASIGIAAVRGPQTEIDAIIGRADLAMYEAKSLRCSGYRFFHSGLREQRLAQLALIEDVRGALRRGEFALHYQPQFRTQDGGLAGFEALARWTHPRHGPIPPSTFIPIMEENGLIEALGTWILDTACAEARTWPTDLRLAVNVSPLQVRSGRFSLTLAEALLRSGLPPHRLELEITESVLLADEARSRAELERWKALGARIALDDFGRGYSGLGYLTAFPIDKIKIDRAFLAGFDAQRPDAAAGVILHAIIRLGRVLGKTVTVEGVESPDQLAHLRRERCTEVQGFLLGRPMPAAEVPGFIAQRAAPSAA from the coding sequence ATGAGCGGCCGCTGCGCGCGCCGGGTCTTCGGGAGCGGGGCGGCCTCGCGGCGGGGCGGCCTCGCCGAAGCCGGTCCTTGGCTCGTGGCGGGGGGCGAGACCGGTCCGGTCCGGCAGCGGGCGGAGGAGGGCGGCACGATCCTGCGGCAGCGCCTCGTCTCCGACTCCCTCCTGCTCGGCGGGCTGGTCCTGGCCGGCCCCGACCTCGGCCCCGCCGACGAGCGCCGCTGCGCCGTCCTCGCCCGGCTGACGGCCGACGCCCTGTCCGGGCTGCACCAGCGGCGCCTCTCGCAGCTCGTGCTGGAGTCCCTGGAGCAGAGCGAGGAGGCGGTCTCCTTCTACGACGAGGAGGAGGGCATCGTCTTCACCAACGATGCGTATCACCGCATCTTCCCGCATTATCCGGACCGCCGGGCCCTGCGCGGCGCGCACCATCTCGACCTCTACCGGCTCGACCTCGACGCCGGCATCATCGACGATCCCCTGGCGCGGGCGGATCCCGAGACCTACCTCGCTGAGCGGGCGCGGAAATCGCGCCTGCTGACCGATCGGCAGCGGGAGATCCAGCGCGTCGGCGGCCGGACCTACATCTACACGCGCACGCGTTCCAGGACGGGCGCGACCCTGTCGCGGCGCACCGACATCACCGAGCAGGCCCTGACCGAGGCGCGCCTGCGCGAGCGCGAAGCCGAGTTGCGCACCCTCGCCTTCCAGGATTCCCTCACCGGCCTGTTCAATCGCGCCTACCTGCGCGAGAAGGTCGAGCAGCTGGAACGGGCGCTGGCCGAGGGGCGCGTCGCAGGCCTCTGCGTCCTCATGATCGACCTGAACGGCTTCAAGGCGGTGAACGACACCTACGGCCACGATTGCGGCGACAGGGTGCTCAGGATCGTCGGCGCGCGCCTGTCGGGCATCCTGCCGCCCGAGGCCGTGCTCATGCGGCTGGGCGGCGACGAATTTCTCGTCCTGCTGGAGCAGGCCGCCGAGGAACCCGAACTGGCGGCGATGGCCGAGGCGATCATCGCCGCCGTGACCGAGCCGATCCGTGACGGCGACCTCGCGCTGAGCGTGGGGGCGAGCATCGGCATCGCCGCGGTGCGCGGCCCGCAGACCGAGATCGACGCGATCATCGGCCGGGCCGACCTCGCGATGTACGAGGCCAAGTCGCTGCGCTGCAGCGGCTACCGCTTCTTCCATTCCGGCCTGCGCGAGCAGCGGCTGGCGCAGCTGGCCCTGATCGAGGACGTGCGCGGGGCCCTGCGCCGCGGCGAGTTCGCGCTGCACTACCAGCCGCAATTCAGGACGCAGGATGGCGGCCTCGCGGGCTTCGAGGCCCTGGCGCGCTGGACCCATCCGCGACACGGGCCGATCCCGCCCTCGACCTTCATCCCGATCATGGAGGAGAACGGGCTCATCGAGGCCCTGGGCACCTGGATTCTGGATACCGCCTGCGCCGAGGCGCGGACTTGGCCGACGGACCTGCGGCTCGCCGTCAACGTCTCGCCCCTGCAGGTGCGCAGCGGGCGCTTCTCCCTCACGCTCGCCGAGGCGCTTCTGCGCAGCGGCCTGCCGCCGCATCGGCTCGAACTGGAGATCACCGAATCGGTGCTGCTCGCCGACGAGGCGCGAAGCCGGGCCGAGCTCGAGCGCTGGAAGGCGCTCGGCGCCCGCATCGCGCTGGACGATTTCGGGCGCGGCTATTCCGGGCTCGGCTACCTGACCGCCTTCCCGATCGACAAGATCAAGATCGACCGCGCCTTCCTGGCCGGGTTCGACGCGCAGCGGCCGGACGCCGCCGCCGGCGTGATCCTCCACGCGATCATCCGCCTCGGCCGCGTCCTCGGCAAGACCGTGACGGTCGAGGGTGTCGAGAGCCCCGACCAGCTCGCCCATCTGCGCCGCGAGCGCTGCACCGAGGTGCAGGGCTTCCTGCTGGGCCGCCCGATGCCCGCCGCGGAGGTTCCCGGCTTCATCGCGCAGCGGGCAGCCCCGTCGGCGGCGTGA
- a CDS encoding 3'-5' exonuclease yields MWTSLRRRLDRARLRDPAFAFLFEPPPPDEAVALDCETTGLDPRRDEIVAVAAIRIRGDRILTSESLRATVRSDRPSSPEAIKVHRLLNAEIREAEPLDAVLPALLRFIGGRPIVGYYTEFDVRMLDKSVRRQFGIRLPNPRIDVSSLYHAAKYRDAPDYVKIDLSFARILEDLGLPALPQHDAFNDALMTAMIYLQLRDLLARRVAIRREAAGPVETVAFGA; encoded by the coding sequence ATGTGGACCTCCCTGCGCCGCCGCCTCGACCGGGCGCGGCTGCGCGACCCCGCCTTCGCCTTCCTGTTCGAGCCGCCGCCCCCCGACGAGGCCGTCGCCCTCGACTGCGAGACCACCGGCCTCGACCCGCGCCGGGACGAGATCGTCGCCGTGGCGGCGATCCGCATCCGCGGCGACCGGATCCTGACCAGCGAGAGCCTGCGCGCCACCGTGCGCAGCGACCGGCCCTCCTCGCCCGAGGCGATCAAGGTGCACCGGCTCCTCAACGCCGAGATCCGCGAGGCAGAGCCCCTGGACGCGGTGCTGCCGGCGCTCCTGCGCTTCATCGGCGGCCGGCCGATCGTCGGCTACTACACCGAGTTCGACGTGCGCATGCTCGACAAGAGCGTGCGCCGGCAGTTCGGCATCCGCCTGCCGAACCCGCGCATCGACGTCTCCTCCCTCTACCACGCCGCCAAGTACCGCGACGCGCCCGACTACGTGAAGATCGACCTCAGCTTCGCGCGCATCCTGGAGGATCTCGGGCTGCCGGCGCTGCCGCAGCACGACGCGTTCAACGACGCGCTGATGACCGCGATGATCTACCTGCAGCTGCGCGACCTGCTCGCCCGCCGCGTCGCGATCCGGCGCGAGGCCGCGGGCCCGGTCGAGACCGTCGCCTTCGGGGCCTGA